The sequence below is a genomic window from Flagellimonas marinaquae.
AGCCAACAGAAAGTGAAAGCCTGGCAGAACTCGATAAATTCTGCGACGCCATGCTTTCCATAAGGCAAGAGATCGATGAGGCCACAGCTGGAGAGCCCAACAACGTACTAAAAAATGCACCCCACACGCTTGGTATGCTAACCAACGATTCTTGGGATTTTCCCTATTCCAGAGAAAAAGCCGCCTATCCGTTGACCTATGTTGCCGAAAATAAGTTTTGGCCTAGTATTAGAAGAACCGATGAAGCTTTTGGGGATCGTAATTTAATTTGTACCTGTGCACCGATTGAAGAATACATGGAGGCTTAAAAACCTCGATGAGCATTGATGTATAGCCCTGAAGACGTTATTCCTTCAGGGCTTTTTTGATTCCAATAAAGTTCCAGAACGGGACTGGGCATTGTAAGATTTATTATGCATGCATAATAAAAAACATACAATGATGTATCTTAGATTAAATTATCCTCAGCATGAAAATAGGCATATCCGGAACAGGAAGTTACATCCCCTCCATCATTACTACAAACGAAGCATTTTTGGAACATGCATTTTTAGAAACGGACGGTTCTAAATTTGAACAGCCCAATACGGTTATCGTAGAAAAATTCAAGGCCATAACCGGAATTAAGGCAAGGCGTTATGCAAAACCGGAATTAAAAACCTCCGATATTGGTTTTTTGGCCGCAGAAAAAGCGGTCCAAAATGCAGGAATCGACAAGGAAGAACTGGACTACATTATTTTTGCCCATAATTTTGGAGATCTTACTGCTGGCAAGACCCAAAGTGATATGTTGCCAAGCTTGGCTTCGAGGGTAAAACATCTTTTACGCATTAAAAACCCCAAATGTGTTGCCTACGATCTTATTTATGGTTGTCCCGGTTGGGTTGAAGGAATAATTCAGGCAACCGCCTTCATCAAAAGTGGAATGGCCAAAAAATGTTTGGTTATTGGGGGCGAAACGCTTTCCAGGGTTATCGATCCACACGACCGCGACAGCATGATCTTTGCCGATGGTGCAGGAGCCGCCATTCTTGAAGCCGATGCTCCTTCGGGGGAAATTCTTGCCCACGCATCGGAAACATATGCCAATGAGGAGGCTTACTACCTAAATTTTGACAAGTCCAACAATCCAGAGCAGAACCAGAACACCAGGTTTATAAAAATGCAAGGGCGTAAAATTTACGAATTTGGCTGCATCAATGTACCCAAGGCTATGGCCGAATGTCTGGAAAAGAGCGGCATGGATATTGACAACGTAAAAAAAATCTTCATCCATCAGGCCAACGAAAAAATGGACGAAGCCATAATTAAGCGCTTTTACAAAAGCTATGGCAAAGGTGTTCCAGAGAATATTATGCCCATGAGCATTCACGAATTGGGAAACAGTTCCGTGGCCACCATTCCCACTTTATACGACATGGTCCTTCAGGGCAATCTCCCAGGGCATGATCTACAAAAAGGGGATGTTATCATGTTTGCCGGTGTTGGTGCCGGAATGAACATCAATGCCATTGTTTATCGGTATTGATCTCATCACAAAATCGATCTAACGTAAAAGTAATTTGGGAATTGTTATTTGTTTTTTGGAATTTTAGCCCATGTACGAAAACAACTTTCCCAATAAACGTTACAGGCATACCCTCGAGTTTTTGCAAAAACACGTTGACCCTGCCGAATCAATTTTAGACCTGGGGGTGGATAATCCTTTTTCGGAGATAATGAGGGCCAACGGGTTTCAGGTGGAAAATACAAAAGGTGAAGATTTGGATGTGGACTTCAGCCGGGTTGTCCAATCGGATGCGGATGCAGTGACCGCTTTTGAAATATTTGAACATTTAGTGGCTCCTTTTAATGTTCTAAGGGAAATCAAAGCCAAAAAATTGATTGCAAGCATACCCATGCGATTATGGTTCTCCCCTGCGTATCGCAGTAAAACCGACCCATGGGACAGGCATTATCATGAGTTTGAAGATTGGCAGTTTGATTGGCTGTTGGAAAAATCGGGTTGGCACATTAAAGACGCTGCCAAATGGACAAACCCTACCAAAAAAATTGGGATTAGACCGATTCTTAGATACTTCACCGACCGATACTATATTGTGTACGCCGAAAGACCTTAATGCAACTTGGGATTATACCCACGATTATAGAACATAGCCCATGAGAATAAGCATTGTTGTTCCCGCCCATAATGAGGCTGCCCATTTAAAAGAGTGCTTAAACTCATTTATAAAGCAGACCTGTTTGCCCAATGAGCTCATTGTGGTGGACGATAATTCTACGGACGATACGTTCTTGATAGCCCAAGGTTTTGCCCAACAGCATAACTGGATAAAAGTAGTAAAGCGTTTTTCTTCGGATGAACATATCCCCGGGAAAAAGGTTGTGGACACTTTTAATTTTGGTTTGGAACATGCTTCGGAATATGACCTCATTGGCAAATTTGATGCAGATATTGTTCTCCCGAACAATTATTTTGAAGTCATTGTGAATCAATTTCAGGCCAATTGGAAACTAGGAATGTGCTCAGGACTCCTTTTTATCAAAAAAGGACACAAATGGGTCTATGAGAACATCGCGGACAAAAGCCATATCCGAGGACCGATCAAACTCTATCACAAAGCCTGCTTTAACAAAATAGGAGGCTTACGAGCGGGTATAGGCTGGGACACAGTGGATATTCTTTTGGCCAAATTTCACGATTTTGAAACCTTGACACTTCCCGATCTTCTGGTAAAACACCTACGCCCTACCGGTCATGGATATTCTTCCAAAAACTACAGAGCCAAAGGTATTGCCATGTACAAAATGCGATACGGTCTTGTGCTTACCAAAATTGCCGCCTTAAAAATGGCATGGCAAGCTAAAAGTCCATCGTTGTATTTATTCGCAATATTGGGTTTTATACAATCCTATTTAGGACAAACGTCCAAATATGTGACCAAGAAAGAAGGCAAGTTCATTCGAAAATATCGTTGGAAAGGAATCAAATCCAAAATTTGAATTCATTATATCCTTATAAAAACAACATAACCAGCCATTAAAAATCATGAGTTAAGACCTAAAAGTCATTCTTAAAAGTAGGGCTTAACTCTAAACACATGGTGTACCTTACCTTTATTATACATCTGTTGATTGACAAAAAATCAATTCCTTCCTAGCTTTCCTCAATTGAAAACCCTGTTTCATCAATTAGCACAACTAAGCTACTTAAAGTAAAACTATATTTGCGGAGTAACCTATTGGAAATGAATTCAACAGAGAGTTTACTTGTTTAAAAACAATTTAAATCTCTCATTATAAACCTTACTAATTAGTGCTAAAATGCCCCAAAATTCAACTAAAAAATACTCCAAACTTATGATAGCATCTTTTATTTTCTTGGTAATTGTATTTTCTTTATTGTCTTTGGGTGCAATATTTATCACAGCATATGGCAATGCTTGGAGCCCTTGGTCGCAAAGTACCTTGGAAACCATATGGACTGCAAAAGGATTTATTCTTACCACAACTCTTTCTTTGATTGCTCTAATTGGCTTTATTCAAGACAAAAAGTACGGGATTCTCTGTGGTCTTTCCATTAGTTTTATAATTATACTAGGAATTATTGCCATCTTTATTTTCGGTTTAAATGGCCCCATTAACAATATCTTTTTGTTTAGTTCCATCTTAGTGCTCCTCATAGGCTTTTTAGTCCTGTATGGCATTTTTCAAATGGAAGGAATAAAAAACTTAAGCATATATGATTATTTGATCATCTGTTGTTTAACCGTTACAACACTCCTATGTTTCCCCTCCTTTTTTTATGACAACTAGAGAACTAAAATCAACACAATTAGATTACTCCAAAACCTCTCCAATGGGTCGCCCCGTGGTTCCGCTAGGGAAAGCAACGCCTAATAGAGCAGCAATTGTGGGCGCAATATCCGGGATTTCCGTACGGTTTACCGTACTCCCTTGTTTTATACCTTTCCCATAAAGCAATAAGGGCACATGTGTATCATATATTTGCGGTGAACCATGGGTGGAACCGGTTCTATTGTAAGATATATAACCCACTTCTGGCACCAAAAGAACATCACCTGAGCGTTTTTGGTTGTATCCGTTCTGTAGTATATATGGAATTCCCTCTACGTACTCGTTTTGCCACATTTGGTATCCGGTGTACACTTGACCAATCCCTGCATAGGACAACATTTCCATGGCAATATCTTTTTGTGCTTGCTCTACATCGATGTCCAGATTGGTCAAAATCTTATGATCCAAAAAAACCTGATAATTGCTAATGTTTTTTACAACATCCGTTGTGCCATATTTATACTGAAGAAACTCGTTGAATTGGGCTTTCATACCTTGCATATCCAAATACCCGGATGGAATGTTCGAATCCATTAAATAAGAAGGAACATGGATTGCAGCATGATCGGCTGTCAAAAAAACCGTGTACTCACCTTTACCCACCTTGTTGTCCAATTCAGATAGAATACGCTCTAAATCTCTATCCAATCTAATGTAGGTATCTTCTATTTCTTTGGAATTTACCCCAAAAAAATGACCTACATAGTCGGTACTGGAAAAGCTAATGGCCAAGAAATCGGTTATAGAGTCCACTCCCAAAGCTTCGCCTTCCAAAGCCGCCAGTGCAAAATCTGCCGTAATACTGTTTCCAAAAGGACTTCTTCTCAATAAATCAAACTGACCGTTGTCTTCCCAAATTGCAGGAAGGTCATGTGGAAAAGCATTGGTAGTCTCCCCTTTTTGCAATCCTTCATAATTATTGACATCCAATCCGCTCTCAACGTAAGTTTCTATAGGTTTTAGGGTAGTCCAGGGCTTTTTGTACTCTTCAACCTTATCCGAAGCATTAAAATCCAAGACCCATTGCGGCAACTCCTCCATATAATAGGAGCTACTGATCCAGTTACCGGTTGCTCCACCTTCAAACCAATAGGCCGCATTGGCGGCATGTCCCGCTGGCAACACTGCACCTCTGTCCTTAACGGCAACACCAATTACCTTTCCCCGCATTTGTGTGTGCAATCGCAATTGATCGGTTATGGTTGAGGTCAACATTCTATGCGGGGACATTTTCCCTGCACCCGAAGTGGTTCCTACAGAAGTATAGGCATCGTCACCGGCGCAGTACACATCCTCACCCGTTGTTTTATCGAACCAATCGTTCCCGATAATACCGTGCATGGCAGGTGTAGTTCCCGTGTACACCGAAGCATGTCCTGGTCCGGTGCTGGTTGGCGCATAATTAAAATGATTGTTCTTGCAATTAAAACCTTCGTTAACCAATCGTTTAAAACCGCCTTCGCCATACTGATCCCAAAAGCGG
It includes:
- a CDS encoding 3-oxoacyl-ACP synthase III family protein; protein product: MKIGISGTGSYIPSIITTNEAFLEHAFLETDGSKFEQPNTVIVEKFKAITGIKARRYAKPELKTSDIGFLAAEKAVQNAGIDKEELDYIIFAHNFGDLTAGKTQSDMLPSLASRVKHLLRIKNPKCVAYDLIYGCPGWVEGIIQATAFIKSGMAKKCLVIGGETLSRVIDPHDRDSMIFADGAGAAILEADAPSGEILAHASETYANEEAYYLNFDKSNNPEQNQNTRFIKMQGRKIYEFGCINVPKAMAECLEKSGMDIDNVKKIFIHQANEKMDEAIIKRFYKSYGKGVPENIMPMSIHELGNSSVATIPTLYDMVLQGNLPGHDLQKGDVIMFAGVGAGMNINAIVYRY
- a CDS encoding methyltransferase — protein: MYENNFPNKRYRHTLEFLQKHVDPAESILDLGVDNPFSEIMRANGFQVENTKGEDLDVDFSRVVQSDADAVTAFEIFEHLVAPFNVLREIKAKKLIASIPMRLWFSPAYRSKTDPWDRHYHEFEDWQFDWLLEKSGWHIKDAAKWTNPTKKIGIRPILRYFTDRYYIVYAERP
- a CDS encoding glycosyltransferase, which codes for MRISIVVPAHNEAAHLKECLNSFIKQTCLPNELIVVDDNSTDDTFLIAQGFAQQHNWIKVVKRFSSDEHIPGKKVVDTFNFGLEHASEYDLIGKFDADIVLPNNYFEVIVNQFQANWKLGMCSGLLFIKKGHKWVYENIADKSHIRGPIKLYHKACFNKIGGLRAGIGWDTVDILLAKFHDFETLTLPDLLVKHLRPTGHGYSSKNYRAKGIAMYKMRYGLVLTKIAALKMAWQAKSPSLYLFAILGFIQSYLGQTSKYVTKKEGKFIRKYRWKGIKSKI
- the pafA gene encoding alkaline phosphatase PafA, which produces MRTTNLIVSVLAFCTIGLTYGQRRKKNVVEEKPKVIAQSPKLVVGIVVDQMRYDYLTRFWDQYGEGGFKRLVNEGFNCKNNHFNYAPTSTGPGHASVYTGTTPAMHGIIGNDWFDKTTGEDVYCAGDDAYTSVGTTSGAGKMSPHRMLTSTITDQLRLHTQMRGKVIGVAVKDRGAVLPAGHAANAAYWFEGGATGNWISSSYYMEELPQWVLDFNASDKVEEYKKPWTTLKPIETYVESGLDVNNYEGLQKGETTNAFPHDLPAIWEDNGQFDLLRRSPFGNSITADFALAALEGEALGVDSITDFLAISFSSTDYVGHFFGVNSKEIEDTYIRLDRDLERILSELDNKVGKGEYTVFLTADHAAIHVPSYLMDSNIPSGYLDMQGMKAQFNEFLQYKYGTTDVVKNISNYQVFLDHKILTNLDIDVEQAQKDIAMEMLSYAGIGQVYTGYQMWQNEYVEGIPYILQNGYNQKRSGDVLLVPEVGYISYNRTGSTHGSPQIYDTHVPLLLYGKGIKQGSTVNRTEIPDIAPTIAALLGVAFPSGTTGRPIGEVLE